From Carassius auratus strain Wakin chromosome 33, ASM336829v1, whole genome shotgun sequence, the proteins below share one genomic window:
- the LOC113052712 gene encoding transmembrane protein 127-like, translating to MSMYAPPGTAAPGNRRRRAGTALPKHPERSLASALPGALSITALCTALAEPAWLRVHGGNCPRQELGVADVLGYVDDKLIKDYCINSQSILLMRVIAAFCFLGILCSLTAFLLDVFGPKHPALKITRRYAFAHILTVLQCATVIGFCYWASELILSLQQQHKKYHGSLIYVTFAISFYLVAGAGGASILATAANLLRHYPTEEEEQALELLSEMEESSETYPADYDIANQFQPPPAYTP from the exons ATGAGCATGTACGCACCCCCGGGAACAGCTGCGCCAGGAAACCGGAGGAGGAGAGCTGGAACAGCTCTACCTAAACATCCTGAGCGGAGTTTAGCCTCGGCGCTACCCGGAGCGCTTTCAATCACTGCACTCTGTACGGCCCTGGCAGAACCAGCCTGGCTCCGTGTCCATGGTGGAAACTGTCCCAGACAAGAGCTCGGTGTCGCAGATGTCCTGGGATATGTAGATGACAAACTCATCAAGG ATTACTGTATCAACTCTCAGTCCATCCTGCTCATGCGGGTCATTGCTGCTTTCTGTTTCTTGGGCATTTTGTGCAGCCTCACGGCGTTTCTGTTGGATGTCTTTGGACCCAAACATCCAGCCCTCAAGATCACACGCAGATACGCTTTCGCTCACATCCTCACAG TGCTCCAGTGTGCTACAGTCATCGGCTTCTGCTACTGggcttctgaactgattctgtccCTGCAGCAGCAGCACAAGAAATACCACGGCTCACTCATCTACGTCACTTTTGCCATCAGCTTCTACCTGGTGGCCGGTGCAGGCGGAGCCTCCATTTTAGCCACGGCGGCCAACCTGCTCCGTCATTACCCCACCGAGGAGGAGGAGCAGGCCCTGGAGCTCCTCTCAGAGATGGAGGAGAGCAGTGAAACGTACCCAGCTGACTATGACATTGCCAACCAATTCCAGCCTCCGCCGGCATATACACCCTGA